In Eucalyptus grandis isolate ANBG69807.140 chromosome 4, ASM1654582v1, whole genome shotgun sequence, the following proteins share a genomic window:
- the LOC104441917 gene encoding protein transport protein SEC16A homolog isoform X2 — MASNPPFEMEDQTDEDFFDKLVDDDDFGPSGSASASASTSDAARKFSNLSIEDSGGLADPKLAREDSADFGVAAQVAPPAGEKKSLLPPDSSNPGPAVDAVPIKGAAVERSNDGSGHDAMGSGDHMDAASGSLNVAADASGALASASSFEFDTLIASNDNSGTGSQDLVDPSNEKDSGSGGKIKEVGWGSFHADAVEHPQGHGFGSYSDFFTSLDNSGGEFPSNFPEVSNHESLLAAGNAEYQADGLENSAHYAQHQQDQGYGAGHDESANVQDLSASQSWDNMYPGWTYDSNTGQWYQVDGYDPNMNLQGNSDNTTGQEWPASSDGTSEVSYLQQTAQSVVGTAVEPGTTESVYSTNQVSEGNNGYPDHMVFDPQYPGWYYDMIAQEWRTLDSYTSSLQSSGQSHGYQNQDGSITTDFMSQAHNSVHGDYGQANNYGSQINVGQSQDSHWDGSYSEYSQPSRNDTRQPGTVAKSDAISNFGGKQQFDSLYGSEVAANNHINPQNSFNSFGAVESHGKSGWNTSEVQKAFGSQSFVPSQPFNQANVGRQDQLHFPNDFYANQKPVNFAQQSFQGTHQFTPAHNLGLSSAGRPAHALVTFGFGGKLIVMKDATFASNPSYGGQDSSGSSIAVLNILEVFQKKNDASGNGVGACNYLHALCQQTFPGPLAGGSVGSKELNKWIDERIVNCESPDMDYKKAEALKLLLSLLKIACQHYGKLRSPFGTEMAFKEGDSPETAVARLFASAKKNNGPFGGYNSESRCLQFLPSPEQIQATASEVQNLLVSGRKKEALQCAQEGQLWGPALILASQLGDQFYVDTVKQMALIQMVPGSPLRTLCLLIAGQPAEVFSADTNPVSAPVTTIMSQRPAQPGTNGMLDDWEENLAVIAANRTKDDELVIIHLGDSLWKERSEIIAAHICYLVAEANFESYSDTARLCLVGADHWKCPRTYASPGSIQRTELYEYSKMLGNSQFILLPFQPYKLIYAYMLAEVGKVSDSLKYCQALLKSLKTGRAPEVEMWKQAVLSLEERIRTHQQGGYSANLAPGKLVGKLLNFFDNTAHRVVGGLPPPAPSTSQASIQGLEQFQQPVATKVLSSQSTMAMSSLMPSASMEWSADSNKMTMQNRSVSEPDFGRTPRQGKASVSERTSRFSRFGFGSQLLQKTVGLVMRPRSDRQAKLGETNKFYYDEKLKRWVEEGAAPPAEEPTFAPPPTTAAFQNGMPDYNLKSALKSEGLVPNGSPEFRSPTPPDHTSGIPPIPPSSNQFSARGRMGVRSRYVDTFNQGGGSPANLFQSPSVPAVKPAVAANAKFFIPTPVVSSGDQTMEAIAESAHEETSTTEEPSTSSAYDLFQTSAPPSTAMQRFPSMGNIPSKGAASNENGSFQSHSRRTASWSGSFNDALNPPKNVEIKPLGEALGMPPSAYMPSNPTSMPMPMNGGGFADDLHEVEL; from the exons ATGGCGAGCAATCCTCCATTCGAGATGGAGGATCAGACCGACGAGGACTTTTTCGACAAATTGGTGGACGACGACGATTTCGGGCCTTCGGGATCGGCCTCGGCCTCGGCTTCCACCTCCGATGCGGCGaggaaattttctaatttgagCATTGAGGATTCGGGCGGATTAGCTGATCCGAAGCTGGCAAGAGAGGATTCCGCTGATTTCGGAGTGGCGGCTCAGGTCGCGCCGCCCGCAGGTGAGAAGAAGTCTCTTCTGCCTCCGGACTCATCTAATCCCGGTCCTGCAGTTGATGCGGTACCGATTAAAGGCGCAGCGGTGGAGCGTTCGAATGATGGGAGTGGGCACGATGCAATGGGGAGCGGAGATCATATGGATGCGGCTTCAGGATCGCTTAACGTGGCTGCAGATGCGAGCGGTGCGTTGGCATCGGCCAGTTCGTTTGAGTTTGACACTCTGATTGCGTCGAATGATAATAGTGGCACAGGGTCTCAAGATTTGGTTGACCCATCTAATGAAAAGGATAGTGGATCTGGCGGGAAAATCAAGGAAGTGGGATGGGGCTCATTTCATGCAGATGCTGTTGAGCATCCCCAGGGCCATGGGTTTGGATCCTACTCCGATTTTTTCACTAGCTTGGACAATAGCGGTGGGGAGTTCCCCAGTAATTTCCCGGAGGTTTCAAACCATGAGTCATTACTTGCAGCAGGTAATGCTGAATATCAGGCTGATGGATTGGAAAACTCTGCGCATTATGCACAGCATCAGCAGGACCAAGGCTATGGGGCTGGCCATGACGAAAGCGCTAATGTGCAGGATCTTAGTGCTAGTCAGTCTTGGGACAATATGTATCCAGGGTGGACATATGACTCCAATACCGGACAGTGGTATCAAGTGGATGGTTACGACCCCAATATGAATCTCCAAGGGAACTCTGATAATACTACAGGTCAGGAATGGCCTGCTAGTTCTGATGGAACATCGGAGGTTTCTTATTTGCAGCAAACTGCTCAGTCTGTCGTGGGAACTGCTGTGGAGCCTGGGACGACTGAGAGTGTCTATAGCACGAATCAGGTTTCAGAGGGGAATAACGGCTATCCAGATCATATGGTATTTGATCCTCAGTACCCTGGTTGGTATTATGATATGATTGCCCAAGAGTGGCGTACACTAGACAGTTATACTTCTTCTTTACAATCATCAGGTCAATCTCATGGTTACCAGAATCAAGATGGATCGATTACCACTGATTTTATGAGCCAAGCTCATAATAGCGTTCATGGTGACTACGGGCAGGCTAACAATTATGGGTCACAAATTAACGTTGGTCAAAGCCAGGATAGTCATTGGGATGGATCATATAGTGAATACAGTCAACCGAGCAGGAATGATACTCGGCAACCAGGAACAGTCGCAAAAAGTGatgcaatttcaaattttggaggAAAACAGCAATTTGACTCTCTGTATGGCTCCGAAGTTGCTGCAAATAACCACATCAATCCACAGAATtcatttaattcttttggaGCAGTTGAATCACATGGAAAATCAGGCTGGAATACGAGTGAGGTTCAGAAGGCTTTTGGATCGCAGAGCTTTGTCCCCAGTCAGCCATTCAACCAGGCAAATGTTGGGCGGCAAGATCAACTGCATTTCCCCAATGATTTTTATGCGAATCAGAAGCCAGTAAATTTTGCACAGCAATCCTTTCAGGGTACTCATCAGTTTACTCCAGCACATAACCTAGGACTATCTTCGGCAGGGCGTCCTGCCCATGCCTTAGTTACTTTTGGATTTGGTGGAAAACTCATAGTAATGAAAGATGCAACTTTTGCCAGTAACCCATCATATGGAGGCCAG GATTCTTCTGGGAGCTCAATTGCTGTCCTCAACATACTTGAAGTATTCCAAAAGAAGAATGATGCTTCGGGTAATGGAGTTGGTGCTTGCAACTATTTGCATGCTTTGTGCCAACAAACCTTTCCAGGTCCTCTAGCTGGTGGAAGTGTTGGAAGTAAAGAATTGAACAAATGGATTGATGAAAGGATTGTGAACTGTGAATCACCAGATATGGATTATAAAAAGGCAGAGGCTTTGAAATTGCTTCTGTCTTTGCTGAAGATAGCCTGTCAGCATTATGGTAAACTGCGATCTCCTTTTGGCACTGAAATGGCCTTTAAG GAAGGTGATAGTCCTGAAACAGCAGTTGCCAGACTTTTTGCATCTgctaagaaaaataatggacCATTTGGGGGTTATAATTCTGAAAGCCGCTGCTTGCAGTTTTTACCTTCTCCTGAACAAATTCAG GCGACTGCCTCTGAGGTGCAGAATCTTCTGGTTtctggaagaaagaaagaggctTTACAGTGCGCACAAGAAGGTCAGTTGTGGGGACCGGCCCTTATACTTGCCTCACAATTGGGGGATCAG TTTTACGTTGATACTGTAAAGCAAATGGCACTCATACAGATGGTACCTGGATCACCGTTGCGGACATTGTGCTTGCTTATTGCAGGTCAACCAGCTGAAGTCTTTTCAGCAGACACCAACCCCGTTAGTGCTCCTGTTACCACAATTATGTCTCAACGTCCTGCTCAG CCTGGGACCAATGGTATGCTTGACGACTGGGAGGAAAATCTGGCTGTAATTGCTGCAAACAGAACCAAAGATGACGAGCTTGTAATTATTCACCTTGGGGATTCTCTATGGAAGGAAAGAAGTGAG ATAATTGCAGCACATATATGCTATCTAGTGGCCGAagcaaattttgagtcatattCAGACACCGCAAGACTCTGTCTTGTGGGAGCAGATCACTGGAAATGTCCACGAACTTACGCTAGTCCAGGGTCTATACAG AGGACGGAGTTATATGAATATTCAAAAATGCTAGGAAACTCTCAGTTTATCCTGCTACCGTTCCAGCCATATAAGCTCATATATGCCTATATGTTGGCGGAAGTGGGAAAAGTTTCTGACTCACTGAA GTACTGCCAAGCACTGTTGAAATCTCTGAAAACTGGGCGAGCCCCTGAAGTAGAGATGTGGAAGCAAGCAGTTTTATCTCTTGAGGAGAGGATTAGAACCCATCAACAG GGTGGGTATTCAGCAAACTTGGCTCCGGGAAAGTTAGTTGGTAAACTGctcaatttttttgacaatactgCGCATCGGGTTGTTGGGGGGTTACCACCACCTGCGCCATCAACATCTCAAGCAAGTATTCAAGGTCTCGAACAATTCCAACAGCCAGTGGCTACTAAAGTTTTGAGTAGTCAATCAACAATGGCCATGTCATCCTTAATGCCATCTGCTTCAATGGAGTGGTCAGCTGATAGCAACAAAATGACAATGCAAAACAGAAGTGTCTCAGAACCAGATTTTGGGAGGACTCCTAGACAG GGCAAGGCTTCAGTGTCAGAGAGGACATCCCGCTTTAGTAGGTTTGGATTTGGCTCGCAGCTTTTACAAAAGACCGTGGGGCTAGTAATGAGACCACGCTCAGATCGTCAG GCTAAACTGGGCGAAACGAATAAGTTCTACTACGACGAGAAGCTAAAGAGATGGGTAGAGGAAGGTGCTGCACCTCCTGCTGAGGAACCTACCTTCGCTCCTCCTCCGACAACCGCAGCATTCCAGAACGGAATGCCTGACTACAACCTGAAGTCAGCACTGAAGAGTGAAGGACTTGTCCCCAATGGAAGTCCCGAATTTAGAAGTCCAACACCGCCAGACCACACCTCAGGAATTCCACCCATTCCACCCAGCTCAAATCAGTTCTCCGCTCGAGGGCGTATGGGTGTTAGATCAAG GTACGTTGACACCTTCAACCAAGGTGGTGGTAGCCCCGCAAACTTATTCCAGTCACCATCTGTGCCAGCCGTTAAACCTGCAGTTGCTGCCAATGCAAAGTTTTTCATTCCCACCCCAGTAGTATCATCAGGTGACCAGACGATGGAGGCCATAGCTGAAAGTGCACACGAGGAAACCTCAACTACTGAAGAACCTTCGACATCCTCTGCATATGACTTATTCCAGACTTCTGCACCTCCTTCGACAGCCATGCAAAGGTTCCCAAGCATGGGTAACATCCCAAGCAAAGGGGCTGCATCAAATGAAAATGGTTCTTTCCAATCTCACTCGCGCCGAACAGCATCATGGAGTGGAAGCTTCAATGATGCATTGAATCCACCTAAGAATGTGGAGATAAAACCTCTAGGTGAGGCATTGGGCATGCCTCCTTCAGCTTATATGCCAAGCAATCCTACTTCAATGCCCATGCCGATGAATGGTGGAGGTTTTGCAGATGACCTTCATGAAGTGGAACTTTGA
- the LOC104441917 gene encoding protein transport protein SEC16A homolog isoform X1, giving the protein MASNPPFEMEDQTDEDFFDKLVDDDDFGPSGSASASASTSDAARKFSNLSIEDSGGLADPKLAREDSADFGVAAQVAPPAGEKKSLLPPDSSNPGPAVDAVPIKGAAVERSNDGSGHDAMGSGDHMDAASGSLNVAADASGALASASSFEFDTLIASNDNSGTGSQDLVDPSNEKDSGSGGKIKEVGWGSFHADAVEHPQGHGFGSYSDFFTSLDNSGGEFPSNFPEVSNHESLLAAGNAEYQADGLENSAHYAQHQQDQGYGAGHDESANVQDLSASQSWDNMYPGWTYDSNTGQWYQVDGYDPNMNLQGNSDNTTGQEWPASSDGTSEVSYLQQTAQSVVGTAVEPGTTESVYSTNQVSEGNNGYPDHMVFDPQYPGWYYDMIAQEWRTLDSYTSSLQSSGQSHGYQNQDGSITTDFMSQAHNSVHGDYGQANNYGSQINVGQSQDSHWDGSYSEYSQPSRNDTRQPGTVAKSDAISNFGGKQQFDSLYGSEVAANNHINPQNSFNSFGAVESHGKSGWNTSEVQKAFGSQSFVPSQPFNQANVGRQDQLHFPNDFYANQKPVNFAQQSFQGTHQFTPAHNLGLSSAGRPAHALVTFGFGGKLIVMKDATFASNPSYGGQDSSGSSIAVLNILEVFQKKNDASGNGVGACNYLHALCQQTFPGPLAGGSVGSKELNKWIDERIVNCESPDMDYKKAEALKLLLSLLKIACQHYGKLRSPFGTEMAFKEGDSPETAVARLFASAKKNNGPFGGYNSESRCLQFLPSPEQIQATASEVQNLLVSGRKKEALQCAQEGQLWGPALILASQLGDQFYVDTVKQMALIQMVPGSPLRTLCLLIAGQPAEVFSADTNPVSAPVTTIMSQRPAQPGTNGMLDDWEENLAVIAANRTKDDELVIIHLGDSLWKERSEIIAAHICYLVAEANFESYSDTARLCLVGADHWKCPRTYASPGSIQRTELYEYSKMLGNSQFILLPFQPYKLIYAYMLAEVGKVSDSLKYCQALLKSLKTGRAPEVEMWKQAVLSLEERIRTHQQGGYSANLAPGKLVGKLLNFFDNTAHRVVGGLPPPAPSTSQASIQGLEQFQQPVATKVLSSQSTMAMSSLMPSASMEWSADSNKMTMQNRSVSEPDFGRTPRQVDSSNEITSANAQGKASVSERTSRFSRFGFGSQLLQKTVGLVMRPRSDRQAKLGETNKFYYDEKLKRWVEEGAAPPAEEPTFAPPPTTAAFQNGMPDYNLKSALKSEGLVPNGSPEFRSPTPPDHTSGIPPIPPSSNQFSARGRMGVRSRYVDTFNQGGGSPANLFQSPSVPAVKPAVAANAKFFIPTPVVSSGDQTMEAIAESAHEETSTTEEPSTSSAYDLFQTSAPPSTAMQRFPSMGNIPSKGAASNENGSFQSHSRRTASWSGSFNDALNPPKNVEIKPLGEALGMPPSAYMPSNPTSMPMPMNGGGFADDLHEVEL; this is encoded by the exons ATGGCGAGCAATCCTCCATTCGAGATGGAGGATCAGACCGACGAGGACTTTTTCGACAAATTGGTGGACGACGACGATTTCGGGCCTTCGGGATCGGCCTCGGCCTCGGCTTCCACCTCCGATGCGGCGaggaaattttctaatttgagCATTGAGGATTCGGGCGGATTAGCTGATCCGAAGCTGGCAAGAGAGGATTCCGCTGATTTCGGAGTGGCGGCTCAGGTCGCGCCGCCCGCAGGTGAGAAGAAGTCTCTTCTGCCTCCGGACTCATCTAATCCCGGTCCTGCAGTTGATGCGGTACCGATTAAAGGCGCAGCGGTGGAGCGTTCGAATGATGGGAGTGGGCACGATGCAATGGGGAGCGGAGATCATATGGATGCGGCTTCAGGATCGCTTAACGTGGCTGCAGATGCGAGCGGTGCGTTGGCATCGGCCAGTTCGTTTGAGTTTGACACTCTGATTGCGTCGAATGATAATAGTGGCACAGGGTCTCAAGATTTGGTTGACCCATCTAATGAAAAGGATAGTGGATCTGGCGGGAAAATCAAGGAAGTGGGATGGGGCTCATTTCATGCAGATGCTGTTGAGCATCCCCAGGGCCATGGGTTTGGATCCTACTCCGATTTTTTCACTAGCTTGGACAATAGCGGTGGGGAGTTCCCCAGTAATTTCCCGGAGGTTTCAAACCATGAGTCATTACTTGCAGCAGGTAATGCTGAATATCAGGCTGATGGATTGGAAAACTCTGCGCATTATGCACAGCATCAGCAGGACCAAGGCTATGGGGCTGGCCATGACGAAAGCGCTAATGTGCAGGATCTTAGTGCTAGTCAGTCTTGGGACAATATGTATCCAGGGTGGACATATGACTCCAATACCGGACAGTGGTATCAAGTGGATGGTTACGACCCCAATATGAATCTCCAAGGGAACTCTGATAATACTACAGGTCAGGAATGGCCTGCTAGTTCTGATGGAACATCGGAGGTTTCTTATTTGCAGCAAACTGCTCAGTCTGTCGTGGGAACTGCTGTGGAGCCTGGGACGACTGAGAGTGTCTATAGCACGAATCAGGTTTCAGAGGGGAATAACGGCTATCCAGATCATATGGTATTTGATCCTCAGTACCCTGGTTGGTATTATGATATGATTGCCCAAGAGTGGCGTACACTAGACAGTTATACTTCTTCTTTACAATCATCAGGTCAATCTCATGGTTACCAGAATCAAGATGGATCGATTACCACTGATTTTATGAGCCAAGCTCATAATAGCGTTCATGGTGACTACGGGCAGGCTAACAATTATGGGTCACAAATTAACGTTGGTCAAAGCCAGGATAGTCATTGGGATGGATCATATAGTGAATACAGTCAACCGAGCAGGAATGATACTCGGCAACCAGGAACAGTCGCAAAAAGTGatgcaatttcaaattttggaggAAAACAGCAATTTGACTCTCTGTATGGCTCCGAAGTTGCTGCAAATAACCACATCAATCCACAGAATtcatttaattcttttggaGCAGTTGAATCACATGGAAAATCAGGCTGGAATACGAGTGAGGTTCAGAAGGCTTTTGGATCGCAGAGCTTTGTCCCCAGTCAGCCATTCAACCAGGCAAATGTTGGGCGGCAAGATCAACTGCATTTCCCCAATGATTTTTATGCGAATCAGAAGCCAGTAAATTTTGCACAGCAATCCTTTCAGGGTACTCATCAGTTTACTCCAGCACATAACCTAGGACTATCTTCGGCAGGGCGTCCTGCCCATGCCTTAGTTACTTTTGGATTTGGTGGAAAACTCATAGTAATGAAAGATGCAACTTTTGCCAGTAACCCATCATATGGAGGCCAG GATTCTTCTGGGAGCTCAATTGCTGTCCTCAACATACTTGAAGTATTCCAAAAGAAGAATGATGCTTCGGGTAATGGAGTTGGTGCTTGCAACTATTTGCATGCTTTGTGCCAACAAACCTTTCCAGGTCCTCTAGCTGGTGGAAGTGTTGGAAGTAAAGAATTGAACAAATGGATTGATGAAAGGATTGTGAACTGTGAATCACCAGATATGGATTATAAAAAGGCAGAGGCTTTGAAATTGCTTCTGTCTTTGCTGAAGATAGCCTGTCAGCATTATGGTAAACTGCGATCTCCTTTTGGCACTGAAATGGCCTTTAAG GAAGGTGATAGTCCTGAAACAGCAGTTGCCAGACTTTTTGCATCTgctaagaaaaataatggacCATTTGGGGGTTATAATTCTGAAAGCCGCTGCTTGCAGTTTTTACCTTCTCCTGAACAAATTCAG GCGACTGCCTCTGAGGTGCAGAATCTTCTGGTTtctggaagaaagaaagaggctTTACAGTGCGCACAAGAAGGTCAGTTGTGGGGACCGGCCCTTATACTTGCCTCACAATTGGGGGATCAG TTTTACGTTGATACTGTAAAGCAAATGGCACTCATACAGATGGTACCTGGATCACCGTTGCGGACATTGTGCTTGCTTATTGCAGGTCAACCAGCTGAAGTCTTTTCAGCAGACACCAACCCCGTTAGTGCTCCTGTTACCACAATTATGTCTCAACGTCCTGCTCAG CCTGGGACCAATGGTATGCTTGACGACTGGGAGGAAAATCTGGCTGTAATTGCTGCAAACAGAACCAAAGATGACGAGCTTGTAATTATTCACCTTGGGGATTCTCTATGGAAGGAAAGAAGTGAG ATAATTGCAGCACATATATGCTATCTAGTGGCCGAagcaaattttgagtcatattCAGACACCGCAAGACTCTGTCTTGTGGGAGCAGATCACTGGAAATGTCCACGAACTTACGCTAGTCCAGGGTCTATACAG AGGACGGAGTTATATGAATATTCAAAAATGCTAGGAAACTCTCAGTTTATCCTGCTACCGTTCCAGCCATATAAGCTCATATATGCCTATATGTTGGCGGAAGTGGGAAAAGTTTCTGACTCACTGAA GTACTGCCAAGCACTGTTGAAATCTCTGAAAACTGGGCGAGCCCCTGAAGTAGAGATGTGGAAGCAAGCAGTTTTATCTCTTGAGGAGAGGATTAGAACCCATCAACAG GGTGGGTATTCAGCAAACTTGGCTCCGGGAAAGTTAGTTGGTAAACTGctcaatttttttgacaatactgCGCATCGGGTTGTTGGGGGGTTACCACCACCTGCGCCATCAACATCTCAAGCAAGTATTCAAGGTCTCGAACAATTCCAACAGCCAGTGGCTACTAAAGTTTTGAGTAGTCAATCAACAATGGCCATGTCATCCTTAATGCCATCTGCTTCAATGGAGTGGTCAGCTGATAGCAACAAAATGACAATGCAAAACAGAAGTGTCTCAGAACCAGATTTTGGGAGGACTCCTAGACAG GTTGATTCATCAAATGAAATAACCTCGGCTAATGCTCAGGGCAAGGCTTCAGTGTCAGAGAGGACATCCCGCTTTAGTAGGTTTGGATTTGGCTCGCAGCTTTTACAAAAGACCGTGGGGCTAGTAATGAGACCACGCTCAGATCGTCAG GCTAAACTGGGCGAAACGAATAAGTTCTACTACGACGAGAAGCTAAAGAGATGGGTAGAGGAAGGTGCTGCACCTCCTGCTGAGGAACCTACCTTCGCTCCTCCTCCGACAACCGCAGCATTCCAGAACGGAATGCCTGACTACAACCTGAAGTCAGCACTGAAGAGTGAAGGACTTGTCCCCAATGGAAGTCCCGAATTTAGAAGTCCAACACCGCCAGACCACACCTCAGGAATTCCACCCATTCCACCCAGCTCAAATCAGTTCTCCGCTCGAGGGCGTATGGGTGTTAGATCAAG GTACGTTGACACCTTCAACCAAGGTGGTGGTAGCCCCGCAAACTTATTCCAGTCACCATCTGTGCCAGCCGTTAAACCTGCAGTTGCTGCCAATGCAAAGTTTTTCATTCCCACCCCAGTAGTATCATCAGGTGACCAGACGATGGAGGCCATAGCTGAAAGTGCACACGAGGAAACCTCAACTACTGAAGAACCTTCGACATCCTCTGCATATGACTTATTCCAGACTTCTGCACCTCCTTCGACAGCCATGCAAAGGTTCCCAAGCATGGGTAACATCCCAAGCAAAGGGGCTGCATCAAATGAAAATGGTTCTTTCCAATCTCACTCGCGCCGAACAGCATCATGGAGTGGAAGCTTCAATGATGCATTGAATCCACCTAAGAATGTGGAGATAAAACCTCTAGGTGAGGCATTGGGCATGCCTCCTTCAGCTTATATGCCAAGCAATCCTACTTCAATGCCCATGCCGATGAATGGTGGAGGTTTTGCAGATGACCTTCATGAAGTGGAACTTTGA